A single genomic interval of Rhea pennata isolate bPtePen1 chromosome 5, bPtePen1.pri, whole genome shotgun sequence harbors:
- the GMFB gene encoding glia maturation factor beta yields MSESLVVCDVAEDLVEKLRKFRFRKETNNAAIIMKIDKDKQLVVLDEEHEGISPDELKDELPERQPRFIVYSYKYQHEDGRVSYPLCFIFSSPVGCKPEQQMMYAGSKNKLVQTAELTKVFEIRNTEDLTEEWLREKLGFFH; encoded by the exons ATG AGTGAATCTCTGGTGGTTTGTGATGTTGCTGAAGACCTAGtggagaaactgagaaaatTCCGGTTTCGTAAAGAAACCAACAACGCTGCCATTATAA tGAAAATCGACAAGGATAAACAGCTGGTGGTACTGGATGAGGAGCATGAG GGTATTTCTCCTGATGAGCTAAAAGATGAGCTGCCTGAGAGACAACCTCG attcattGTGTATAGTTACAAGTATCAGCATGAAGATGGAAGAGTTTCTTACCCATTGTGCTTTATCTTCTCCAGTCCAGTTG GATGTAAGCCTGAACAGCAGATGATGTATGCTGGGAGCAAGAATAAGCTTGTACAGACAGCTGAACTCACTAAG gtatttgaaataagaaatacagaagaccTAACTGAAGAATGGCTGCGTGAGAAACTGGGCTTCTTCCATTAA